A genomic stretch from Planctomycetaceae bacterium includes:
- a CDS encoding PRC-barrel domain-containing protein: MLRSLKELLGYTIRATDGELGKVRDFFFDDKVWTIRYLAADTGGWLSGRQVLLSPQSFGKPDWSNKIVPVNLTREAIEHSPPIESDQPISRQYESMMAAHYGWAPYWGMEGTPLVQPPEVIESLPSTEDQARSDPNLRSMRDTIHLTLHATDGDAGRVHDFIVQSDDWVIRYMVADIGHLLSGKKVLVSPAWIRDVDWTERAVYVDLEQSAIREGPPFDYETPVNREYEVRLYDFYGRPVYWEGELPELTTTIKDVEEK, translated from the coding sequence TTCTTCGACGACAAGGTGTGGACCATCCGTTATCTTGCGGCCGACACGGGCGGATGGCTCAGCGGACGACAGGTGCTGCTGTCGCCCCAGAGTTTCGGCAAGCCCGACTGGTCGAACAAGATCGTTCCGGTGAACCTGACCCGCGAGGCGATCGAGCACAGCCCGCCCATCGAGTCCGACCAGCCCATCTCGCGCCAGTACGAATCGATGATGGCCGCCCATTACGGCTGGGCGCCGTACTGGGGCATGGAGGGAACGCCGCTGGTGCAACCGCCGGAGGTTATCGAGTCGCTGCCGAGCACCGAAGACCAGGCCCGCTCCGATCCTAACCTGCGAAGCATGCGCGATACGATCCATCTGACCCTGCACGCCACCGACGGCGACGCCGGACGCGTGCATGACTTCATCGTCCAGAGCGACGACTGGGTCATCCGCTATATGGTGGCCGATATCGGGCACCTGCTCAGCGGCAAAAAAGTGCTCGTTTCGCCGGCGTGGATCCGCGACGTCGACTGGACCGAGCGGGCGGTCTACGTAGACCTCGAGCAAAGCGCCATTCGCGAGGGTCCGCCGTTCGACTACGAGACGCCGGTCAATCGCGAATACGAGGTGCGGTTGTACGACTTCTACGGCCGACCGGTCTACTGGGAAGGCGAACTGCCGGAACTGACGACGACGATCAAGGACGTGGAAGAGAAGTGA